One region of Jonesiaceae bacterium BS-20 genomic DNA includes:
- a CDS encoding twin-arginine translocase TatA/TatE family subunit, protein MFGISGQEFIFWLILAALVIGPARLPEYARRLRAQIVKLKRAWASVSEQASKGAQDTLRESGLDQLTPQALLGLEPVEEQENTFQAVPPPLPPVSMGGDNS, encoded by the coding sequence GTGTTTGGAATTTCAGGTCAAGAGTTTATTTTTTGGCTTATTCTCGCTGCGCTGGTGATTGGACCCGCGCGCCTACCCGAGTATGCCCGGCGTTTGCGGGCGCAAATCGTCAAACTCAAGCGGGCTTGGGCATCGGTCTCCGAGCAAGCATCCAAGGGAGCGCAAGATACCTTGCGTGAAAGCGGGTTGGACCAACTTACACCGCAGGCTCTGCTGGGACTGGAGCCTGTCGAAGAACAAGAAAACACCTTCCAGGCGGTACCACCGCCTCTGCCCCCGGTGTCCATGGGAGGTGACAACTCCTAG
- a CDS encoding beta-L-arabinofuranosidase domain-containing protein — MKKLENLLDPRKNTAGAKSGARREFLGGAALAGIMLGASGILAPATAQQRIGAASSVRNANPITATTVGRTKTLRAVAATQPPLVTPEPWDYHPFALSDVAMGEGVYKRGHDQGLVLARAYSVDRILAVFRRNAGLDTGTATPPGGWEEYGTAPDEQRWGPAEYTRGQNKRGAGGLLRGHYGGHFLTKLAMAYATTGEEALKEKVDALVAGLEECRAALAAQTFDGKPRYSHPGFLSAYGEWQFSALEEFAPYGEIWAPYYTLHKILDGLVNAYKYTGNELALELAEGVGRWVYSRLSKCTAKQLELMWGIYIGGESGGVNDSLVELYWLSEANDRNEFLEAAKLLDLNPLIDACAEGRDTITDKHANQHIPTFVGYAKLYAATGEERYLKAVENFFEMIVPGRMYPHGGTGQGEMWGPPNSVVGNIGNRNAESCAAYNMVKVAWQLFLLTGKQKYSEYCERTVLNHILGGRRNRESTTGPENLYMFPVHAGARKEYGDGNIGTCCGGTGLESPMRYLETAYAKSKDGDVLFVNLYSGSTLTWAEKNLKLVQTTKYPQEGVINFSFSQAPTGPLTVKLRIPDWVTGKVAISVNGTAESTNVGAGSYAALTRTWKSGDVITLELPLRVRIERPIDSTNLQSVHFGPTVYSMISSETKFPVLSLYGLMDLNGNIDGSVKWDGDKLLLGSREFDPLYAGHDIQYSVYFDRKERTVIFGGRDSGVPNPAKTNGTTLLDEVWEAAPFSDREAFLERVRGVSQAYVSAGLLSARNRQRVLLTAAQARIEGGN; from the coding sequence TTGAAAAAACTAGAAAACTTACTCGACCCTCGCAAGAACACGGCAGGCGCCAAAAGTGGCGCCCGCAGAGAGTTTCTTGGAGGCGCGGCACTTGCAGGAATCATGCTTGGAGCATCGGGAATTTTGGCTCCCGCAACAGCCCAGCAACGTATCGGAGCAGCAAGTTCGGTACGCAACGCCAATCCCATCACCGCAACAACCGTAGGTAGGACCAAGACACTGAGAGCGGTTGCGGCAACGCAACCACCTCTAGTCACTCCGGAACCGTGGGACTATCACCCCTTTGCACTCAGCGATGTTGCGATGGGGGAGGGCGTATACAAACGAGGGCATGATCAAGGACTCGTACTCGCGCGGGCGTATTCGGTGGATCGGATTTTGGCGGTATTCCGCCGCAACGCGGGACTGGATACCGGTACAGCAACCCCTCCTGGTGGGTGGGAAGAGTATGGGACCGCGCCAGATGAACAGCGCTGGGGGCCGGCCGAATACACTCGTGGACAGAACAAGCGCGGCGCCGGGGGACTTCTTCGCGGTCACTACGGCGGCCACTTCTTGACCAAACTAGCCATGGCATACGCCACCACGGGTGAGGAAGCACTCAAGGAAAAAGTAGATGCTCTGGTAGCGGGGCTCGAGGAATGCCGGGCTGCACTGGCTGCTCAAACTTTTGACGGCAAACCGAGATACTCGCACCCTGGATTTCTGTCAGCCTATGGGGAGTGGCAGTTCTCCGCACTTGAAGAATTTGCGCCATACGGGGAGATTTGGGCACCGTATTACACCCTGCACAAAATACTTGATGGCCTAGTAAACGCCTACAAGTACACGGGCAACGAATTAGCCCTCGAGCTCGCAGAAGGCGTGGGGCGCTGGGTCTACAGCCGACTTTCCAAGTGCACTGCCAAGCAACTAGAGCTCATGTGGGGCATCTACATTGGTGGCGAATCCGGTGGCGTCAATGACTCGTTGGTTGAGCTGTACTGGCTCTCGGAAGCCAACGATCGTAACGAGTTCTTGGAAGCAGCCAAGCTGCTGGACCTGAATCCGCTTATCGATGCCTGTGCTGAGGGCCGCGATACCATCACGGATAAACACGCCAACCAGCACATCCCTACGTTTGTTGGGTATGCCAAGCTGTATGCGGCGACCGGTGAAGAACGTTACCTCAAGGCAGTTGAGAATTTCTTTGAGATGATCGTCCCTGGGCGCATGTACCCACACGGTGGAACCGGCCAGGGTGAGATGTGGGGACCGCCAAACTCGGTGGTTGGCAACATTGGTAACCGCAACGCAGAGTCTTGTGCGGCCTACAACATGGTTAAGGTTGCGTGGCAACTGTTCCTGCTGACGGGTAAGCAGAAGTACAGCGAATACTGTGAACGCACGGTCCTGAACCACATCCTTGGTGGACGCAGGAACAGGGAATCGACGACCGGCCCCGAAAACCTGTACATGTTCCCCGTGCACGCGGGAGCGCGCAAGGAATACGGGGATGGCAACATCGGTACTTGCTGCGGTGGCACAGGGCTTGAAAGCCCAATGCGTTACCTCGAAACGGCATATGCAAAGAGCAAAGATGGCGACGTTCTTTTTGTGAACCTGTATAGCGGATCGACGCTTACCTGGGCTGAAAAGAATCTCAAACTGGTCCAGACCACGAAATACCCTCAAGAGGGCGTGATCAATTTTAGTTTCTCGCAGGCCCCAACGGGGCCGTTGACCGTGAAGCTGCGAATTCCAGACTGGGTAACGGGCAAGGTCGCGATCAGTGTCAATGGCACCGCAGAGTCAACCAACGTGGGAGCGGGAAGCTATGCGGCTCTAACGAGGACTTGGAAATCCGGGGATGTCATAACACTCGAGCTGCCGCTGCGGGTGCGTATTGAACGCCCGATTGATAGCACCAACCTGCAAAGTGTCCACTTTGGGCCAACCGTCTATTCCATGATTTCTTCCGAGACCAAGTTCCCGGTCTTAAGTTTGTACGGGCTCATGGACCTCAACGGAAACATCGATGGTTCGGTTAAGTGGGATGGCGACAAACTACTCCTTGGATCGCGTGAATTTGATCCGTTGTATGCGGGCCATGACATCCAATACTCGGTCTACTTTGACCGCAAGGAACGCACCGTCATCTTTGGCGGCCGTGATTCCGGGGTGCCCAACCCAGCCAAGACGAACGGCACCACACTCCTTGATGAGGTTTGGGAAGCCGCACCGTTCAGCGACAGAGAAGCCTTCCTTGAACGGGTGCGCGGTGTTTCTCAGGCCTATGTATCGGCCGGATTGTTGTCGGCTCGGAATAGGCAACGTGTCCTACTTACTGCAGCGCAGGCTCGGATTGAGGGAGGGAACTAA